A stretch of DNA from Desulfurella amilsii:
GCCTTTTGAGTAGGCGCCATTTCCATAGGCTTCATTGATTACATTAGCTTGAGTAGAATCAGTTGCAAAAATAGACGACTTTGCTATGCCAGACGCATACTGGCCATTTAACCTCAAAACCTCTTGGATATCAATTTTATCGTCTTTCTTGCCGTAAATTTTGCTTTCCAAATCAGCTTTTGCATAATCATCTATATCAAAATCCATAACTACATTGATTCTACCAATACGGGTTTTTGTAGCATAAAACTTACTTTGAAAAAACGCATTTTTATCTAACTTTGCATATGTAATTGTTTCAACAAATATACCACCATTTTCATCGTGAAAATGCTCGTCTTCATAGGCTACAAATGAGTTTTTACCTATATACATCTGAGAAATCATCTTATGGTGCAACTTTTCGATTTTGGTTAGAATGCAGTGAGATTTAAACTTCACTTTAACATTTGAACCTATATTATAGTTAAACTGCAACAGTTGCTCGCCTTTTTTTTCCAAAAAACCTGTGCATAAATGGACTGGTATAGGTATTACCGTATTATCCTCTATGTCAACATCGATTATTACAACACCATCACCGCGCGTTTTTGATCTAACATCTATGCCCTTTAGCGTATTTAAACCCACAACTTTGTTCCCGCTTACAATTATAGAGGCCACACCTTTATTTTTAAGCGATTTATCGTTTGTATTTTTTTCGTATAACTCAACTAATTGGTTAAACTCGTTTTCGTATGCTTTTACTATATCAATCATATTTCTTGCTCCTTTGGCGTATTTACATTATCGCATACATCGCATGTGCTTCTATAGTAGTCTATAATATCGCTACATGCACCACTTTTTAGCACTCTACCATCGCAAATCAAATAGGAATAATCACTGTGGTTTGCAATTTCTTCTCTGTGAGTTATAACGATAACGCCTGTGTCATTTTCTTTTAAGTGTTTCATAATATCTACTATCATATCTAAACTCATCAAATCTATACCTGAATCTGGCTCATCCATAATTAAAAATTTCGGCTTTAATAGTATACAACTTGCAATTTCCACCCTTTTGCGCTCACCGCCTGATAATTTTTTATCAACAAAACGCGATAGATAAACATCGGGGTTGAGTCTTACTAGATTTAATGCTTCTTTTATATCATCTAATTTTATTTTCCCACCCAAACTTAAATAATTTTTAACACTTAAACCTTCAAATCGAGCAGGCTCTTGCCACAGCAAGCTAATGCCTAATCGAGCACGATCTGTAATGCTAAAATTTGTTATATCATTGTCGTCTAAGTAAATCTTTCCTTCATTAGGTTTATAATCGGACAATCCCATTATTATATAAGCAAGTGTTGATTTACCCACACCATTGCTTCCAATAATGGATGTAATTTTTTCTTCTTCAAAGCTGATGTTTACACCTTTTATGATTTCTTTTGAGTTGCGAGAGTATTTTATATTTTCTAATGTTAACATATTGTCTCCTTATTAAATTGTATTCTAAACTAATTCCATGTCAAGTTTCTTTAATCTTTCAATCTCATCTCTAAACTCAATGGCTTTTTCAAACTCCATTTTTTCGGACGCTTCTTTCATTTGCCTATAAAGCTTACTTATCATTTTTGGCAAATCTTTCTTTATTATGCCATCAATTTTTGGGTTTTCCAAATAATCCAAATTGCACATTTCCAAAACCTTACTATCTTTATTTTTTATTATTGTTGTAGGCGTTATATGATTTTTTATATTGTGACTTTCTTGAATTTTTCTTCTTCTTAGCGTTTCATTTATTGCTTCCTGCATTGATTTAGTCATATTATTTGCATAAAAAATTACTTTAGAAGTTGCATTTCGTGCAGCTCTTCCTGCAGTTTGTATAAGGCTCGTTTTGCTTCGCAAGAAACCCTCTTTGTCTGCATCCAATATTGCTACTAAATTTACCTCTGGTATATCAAGGCCCTCTCTTAGTAAATTTACGCCTACAAGACAGTCAAACTTATCGTTTCTAAAATCCCATATAATCTTCGCACGCTCAATTGCGTCTATCTCAGAATGCATATACTTTGCCCTAAGCCCTAAATTATTGTAATATTCGCTTACATCTTCTGCCATTTTTTTTGTAAGTGTCGTCACAAGTACCTTATAACCTTGATTTATGCTATTTTTAATCTCACCAAACAAATCATCTATCGCCCCATCCATAGGCTTTACTAATATTTCTGGATCCATAAGTCCCGTTGGTCTAATAATCTGCTCTACTATGTATGGTTTTGATAGTTCAAGCTCAAATTCAGATGGTGTAGCCGAAACAAATATTACTTGATAATTTTTTTCCATAAATTCATTGAATTTAAGTGGTCTGTTATCCAAAGCGCTTGGCAACCTAAAGCCGTAATTTACGAGTGTTTTTTTCCTTGAGTAATCACCTTCATACATACCTCTTAATTGTGGGATTGTAACATGAGATTCATCTATAATTAACAAAAAATCCTTATTAAAGTAATCTATTAAAGAAATAGGGGGCTCACCTGGCGATCTACTTGAAAAATGCAAGGAGTAATTTTCAATACCGCTGCATGTGCCCGTTTGTTCAATCATTTCAAGGTCAAAATTAACCCTTTCCTCTATGCGTTGGGCTTCCAAAAGCTTATTTTGGGATTTAAA
This window harbors:
- a CDS encoding SufB/SufD family protein yields the protein MIDIVKAYENEFNQLVELYEKNTNDKSLKNKGVASIIVSGNKVVGLNTLKGIDVRSKTRGDGVVIIDVDIEDNTVIPIPVHLCTGFLEKKGEQLLQFNYNIGSNVKVKFKSHCILTKIEKLHHKMISQMYIGKNSFVAYEDEHFHDENGGIFVETITYAKLDKNAFFQSKFYATKTRIGRINVVMDFDIDDYAKADLESKIYGKKDDKIDIQEVLRLNGQYASGIAKSSIFATDSTQANVINEAYGNGAYSKGHIECNEVVKGSEVLVSTVPILKVVNEKSELTHEASVGRIRQDQLDILMSKGLDEEEAINIIVNGLIS
- a CDS encoding ATP-binding cassette domain-containing protein; this translates as MLTLENIKYSRNSKEIIKGVNISFEEEKITSIIGSNGVGKSTLAYIIMGLSDYKPNEGKIYLDDNDITNFSITDRARLGISLLWQEPARFEGLSVKNYLSLGGKIKLDDIKEALNLVRLNPDVYLSRFVDKKLSGGERKRVEIASCILLKPKFLIMDEPDSGIDLMSLDMIVDIMKHLKENDTGVIVITHREEIANHSDYSYLICDGRVLKSGACSDIIDYYRSTCDVCDNVNTPKEQEI
- the uvrB gene encoding excinuclease ABC subunit UvrB; protein product: MIYDLHSDYKPTGDQPNAIRSLVNNLKKGVRFQTLIGVTGSGKTFTIANLIKHINKPVLVISHNKTLASQLYTEFANFFPNNAVEYFISYYDYYQPEAYVPRTDTYIAKDSSINDEIDRLRQKATMSLLTRKDVIVVASVSCIYGIGEKEDYEGMSFKISVGDKLNIRKFLEVLVELLYKRNDIDFERGNFRVRGDVVDVYLSYFKNMALRIEFFDDTVEKISIFDPLVAKLIEKKDSVVIFPASHYVSTKQKRNIAIHRIREELRERIQFFKSQNKLLEAQRIEERVNFDLEMIEQTGTCSGIENYSLHFSSRSPGEPPISLIDYFNKDFLLIIDESHVTIPQLRGMYEGDYSRKKTLVNYGFRLPSALDNRPLKFNEFMEKNYQVIFVSATPSEFELELSKPYIVEQIIRPTGLMDPEILVKPMDGAIDDLFGEIKNSINQGYKVLVTTLTKKMAEDVSEYYNNLGLRAKYMHSEIDAIERAKIIWDFRNDKFDCLVGVNLLREGLDIPEVNLVAILDADKEGFLRSKTSLIQTAGRAARNATSKVIFYANNMTKSMQEAINETLRRRKIQESHNIKNHITPTTIIKNKDSKVLEMCNLDYLENPKIDGIIKKDLPKMISKLYRQMKEASEKMEFEKAIEFRDEIERLKKLDMELV